The following are from one region of the Salvia hispanica cultivar TCC Black 2014 chromosome 1, UniMelb_Shisp_WGS_1.0, whole genome shotgun sequence genome:
- the LOC125192859 gene encoding probable inactive receptor kinase RLK902, whose product MNSSTPENLCRRFSLPELNLATGDFSEEHVIGNGGFSKVYKGFIDNDSIVVAIKRRLTSDPSQGQTEFTAEIETLKDDSWGNIVGGSTTKDENEVEVDKLSKAIFATAIIEDDVPFVLFGVLKNGEDVTIERLHYMPKHEFRAKDSKSLSWVKHENVVKLVVYNLDGFEQVLAYDFAPRGSLYDILHQQQDIGTCSKRYPALTWSQRIEIALGSQGLCYIHSNGLIHHNIRSRNILVCDDETAKIFILVYGLYATVWIILL is encoded by the exons ATGAATTCATCAACGCCTGAGAATCTCTGCCGTCGATTTTCACTTCCTGAACTCAACTTAGCCACCGGAGATTTCAGCGAGGAGCATGTGATTGGAAATGGTGGTTTCAGTAAAGTCTACAAAGGCTTCATTGATAATGACTCAATTGTTGTGGCCATAAAGCGGCGGCTAACATCAGATCCCAGCCAAGGCCAGACTGAGTTTACGGCGGAGATTGAAACACTAAA AGATGATTCTTGGGGTAATATTGTTGGAG GATCAACAACAAAGGATGAAAATGAGGTTGAAGTTGATAAGTTGTCAAAGGCCATCTTTGCCACAGCCATTATAGAAGATGATGTCCCTTTCGTTCTATTCG GAGTCCTGAAAAATGGAGAGGATGTAACTATTGAAAGGCTCCACTACATGCCTAAGCATGAATTTAGAGCTAAG GATTCAAAATCATTATCCTGGGTGAAGCATGAGAACGTGGTCAAACTTGTTGTTTACAATTTGGATGGCTTTGAGCAGGTCTTGGCGTATGATTTCGCTCCACGAGGGTCCCTATACGACATTCTTCATCAACAGCAAGACATAGGCACATGCTCAAAGCGATATCCGGCTTTAACATGGTCCCAAAGAATCGAAATCGCTCTTGGGTCGCAGGGATTATGCTACATTCATAGCAACGGACTGATCCATCATAACATCAGATCCagaaatattttagtttgtgaTGATGAAACTGCTAAGATATTCATCCTAGTCTATGGACTCTATGCTACTGTATGGATTATTCTGCTGTGA